Part of the Trueperaceae bacterium genome is shown below.
CGGCTGAACCGGGCGCGGTCCAGGACGGTCGAGTCGTGGGCGGCAGGGCCGAGCGCGGGCCGTCGGCCGGGGCGTGCCGCCGGGACAAGGCTCCGTCGTCGCGGCGCGCCCTCCGGCACGACACTGGGGCGTGAGAAGCGTCGGGCCGACAGCCGCCGCTACTGGGGCGCCCCGGGTACGACTGCCCGCACGCCGCGTGCCCCTCGCGTCCCTGGCGCTGTTCCTGGCCGCGCATGCGGCCTTCGTGATCGCCGTGAACCTGGGCTTCCGCGCCCGCGTGCCGGTCTTGGACACGTTGACCGCCAACCTGGCCGGGCTGGCCGTGCTCGTGGGCGGCCTGCTGCTCGGCGCCTTCGGGCTGCGCCCCGCCGACGTGGGTCTTCGCGCCCGGGACGTGCCGGCCGGTGCCGCCTTCACGCTGGCCTACTTCGCGCTGGTGCAGGCCGGCCTGCTGGCCTACTCGCTCCTCACCGGCGCCGAGGTGGTCGACGAGTGGGCGCTGGCCGGCGCCGCCACCGCCGCCTACCTGCTCGTCTCCCAGCTCCTCGGGAACGCCCTCTACGAGGAGGTCGTGTTCCGCGGCTTCCTGCTGCCCCAGCTCTTCC
Proteins encoded:
- a CDS encoding CPBP family intramembrane glutamic endopeptidase; this encodes MPLASLALFLAAHAAFVIAVNLGFRARVPVLDTLTANLAGLAVLVGGLLLGAFGLRPADVGLRARDVPAGAAFTLAYFALVQAGLLAYSLLTGAEVVDEWALAGAATAAYLLVSQLLGNALYEEVVFRGFLLPQLFLRFRRAGPALALTLAPAVSQAAFALAHAPNRLWVTGLPPGDLPGALLPLFAMGLFFALLYLLTDNLFAVVGVHALNNHPMLSLVADGARLEGPYALVALVAALGLAGAWRLWRGRAGRGRATPRLEPAA